A single region of the Mustela lutreola isolate mMusLut2 chromosome 2, mMusLut2.pri, whole genome shotgun sequence genome encodes:
- the BTLA gene encoding B- and T-lymphocyte attenuator isoform X1, translating to MKTLPGMFGIGKLCLVFVLIPHLSIWSINGEKSCKEQLHVKRHSIYTVSAGKSFDLKCPVKYCTNRPDVIWCKLEGKSCLPFRNKHHTYTSWDKKENISAFILHFNRVLPDDNGSYRCSANLSSGLVESHSITINVTEWTRNNSEYPLITSTHISDTTSASGPPSAEVTDERQWMLYSLLPLGALILLIICFYLFCCLRRHKAEQKKPSDTARREVNLVDIPQPFRSEQTEVGTRQNPQTLPSEISTYDNEPWFRVQEESEVYSNPCLEENKQSIVYASLNHSVTGINPRQPRNAKEAPTEYAAICVRS from the exons GTGAAAAATCATGTAAAGAACAACTGCATGTAAAGAGACATTCCATATACACTGTCTCAGCAGGGAAATCATTTGATCTGAAATGCCCTGTGAAATACTGTACTAACAGACCTGACGTAATCTGGTGCAAACTCGAAGGAAAAAGCTGTTTACCTTTTAGGAATAAACATCATACATACACAAGTTGGGACAAAAAGGAGAATATTTCAGCTTTTATTCTGCATTTTAATCGTGTGCTGCCTGATGATAATGGGTCATACCGCTGTTCTGCGAATCTTTCATCTGGACTTGTTGAAAGCCATTCAATTACCATTAATGTAACAG aaTGGACTAGAAATAATTCCGAATACCCTCTGATAA CATCGACTCACATTTCAGATACAACGAGTGCCTCAGGACCACCCTCTGCAGAAGTGACAGATGAAAGACAATGGATGCTTTATAGTCTGCTTCCTTTAGGAGCATTGATTCTGCTTATTATCTGTTTCTACCTATTCTGCTGCCTTCGAAGGCACAAAG CAGAACAAAAGAAGCCTTCTGATACAGCAAGAAGGGAAGTTAACCTG gttGATATTCCTCAGCCCTTTAGGAGTGAGCAAACTGAAGTGGGAACCAGGCAAAATCCCCAAACACTGCCATCAGAGATTAGTACTTATGATAATGAGCCCTGGTTCAGGGTCCAGGAAGAGTCTGAAGTTTATTCTAACCCATGTCTGGAGGAAAACAAACAGAGCATTGTTTATGCCTCCCTGAACCATTCTGTCACTGGAATAAACCCAAGACAACCAAGGAATGCGAAAGAGGCACCCACAGAATATGCAGCCATATGTGTAAGGAGTTAA
- the BTLA gene encoding B- and T-lymphocyte attenuator isoform X4 has protein sequence MTTDVPCGSCLLISQGEEMAQVIGEKSCKEQLHVKRHSIYTVSAGKSFDLKCPVKYCTNRPDVIWCKLEGKSCLPFRNKHHTYTSWDKKENISAFILHFNRVLPDDNGSYRCSANLSSGLVESHSITINVTEWTRNNSEYPLITSTHISDTTSASGPPSAEVTDERQWMLYSLLPLGALILLIICFYLFCCLRRHKAEQKKPSDTARREVNLVDIPQPFRSEQTEVGTRQNPQTLPSEISTYDNEPWFRVQEESEVYSNPCLEENKQSIVYASLNHSVTGINPRQPRNAKEAPTEYAAICVRS, from the exons GTGAAAAATCATGTAAAGAACAACTGCATGTAAAGAGACATTCCATATACACTGTCTCAGCAGGGAAATCATTTGATCTGAAATGCCCTGTGAAATACTGTACTAACAGACCTGACGTAATCTGGTGCAAACTCGAAGGAAAAAGCTGTTTACCTTTTAGGAATAAACATCATACATACACAAGTTGGGACAAAAAGGAGAATATTTCAGCTTTTATTCTGCATTTTAATCGTGTGCTGCCTGATGATAATGGGTCATACCGCTGTTCTGCGAATCTTTCATCTGGACTTGTTGAAAGCCATTCAATTACCATTAATGTAACAG aaTGGACTAGAAATAATTCCGAATACCCTCTGATAA CATCGACTCACATTTCAGATACAACGAGTGCCTCAGGACCACCCTCTGCAGAAGTGACAGATGAAAGACAATGGATGCTTTATAGTCTGCTTCCTTTAGGAGCATTGATTCTGCTTATTATCTGTTTCTACCTATTCTGCTGCCTTCGAAGGCACAAAG CAGAACAAAAGAAGCCTTCTGATACAGCAAGAAGGGAAGTTAACCTG gttGATATTCCTCAGCCCTTTAGGAGTGAGCAAACTGAAGTGGGAACCAGGCAAAATCCCCAAACACTGCCATCAGAGATTAGTACTTATGATAATGAGCCCTGGTTCAGGGTCCAGGAAGAGTCTGAAGTTTATTCTAACCCATGTCTGGAGGAAAACAAACAGAGCATTGTTTATGCCTCCCTGAACCATTCTGTCACTGGAATAAACCCAAGACAACCAAGGAATGCGAAAGAGGCACCCACAGAATATGCAGCCATATGTGTAAGGAGTTAA
- the BTLA gene encoding B- and T-lymphocyte attenuator isoform X2 produces MKTLPGMFGIGKLCLVFVLIPHLSIWSINGEKSCKEQLHVKRHSIYTVSAGKSFDLKCPVKYCTNRPDVIWCKLEGKSCLPFRNKHHTYTSWDKKENISAFILHFNRVLPDDNGSYRCSANLSSGLVESHSITINVTEWTRNNSEYPLITSTHISDTTSASGPPSAEVTDERQWMLYSLLPLGALILLIICFYLFCCLRRHKEQKKPSDTARREVNLVDIPQPFRSEQTEVGTRQNPQTLPSEISTYDNEPWFRVQEESEVYSNPCLEENKQSIVYASLNHSVTGINPRQPRNAKEAPTEYAAICVRS; encoded by the exons GTGAAAAATCATGTAAAGAACAACTGCATGTAAAGAGACATTCCATATACACTGTCTCAGCAGGGAAATCATTTGATCTGAAATGCCCTGTGAAATACTGTACTAACAGACCTGACGTAATCTGGTGCAAACTCGAAGGAAAAAGCTGTTTACCTTTTAGGAATAAACATCATACATACACAAGTTGGGACAAAAAGGAGAATATTTCAGCTTTTATTCTGCATTTTAATCGTGTGCTGCCTGATGATAATGGGTCATACCGCTGTTCTGCGAATCTTTCATCTGGACTTGTTGAAAGCCATTCAATTACCATTAATGTAACAG aaTGGACTAGAAATAATTCCGAATACCCTCTGATAA CATCGACTCACATTTCAGATACAACGAGTGCCTCAGGACCACCCTCTGCAGAAGTGACAGATGAAAGACAATGGATGCTTTATAGTCTGCTTCCTTTAGGAGCATTGATTCTGCTTATTATCTGTTTCTACCTATTCTGCTGCCTTCGAAGGCACAAAG AACAAAAGAAGCCTTCTGATACAGCAAGAAGGGAAGTTAACCTG gttGATATTCCTCAGCCCTTTAGGAGTGAGCAAACTGAAGTGGGAACCAGGCAAAATCCCCAAACACTGCCATCAGAGATTAGTACTTATGATAATGAGCCCTGGTTCAGGGTCCAGGAAGAGTCTGAAGTTTATTCTAACCCATGTCTGGAGGAAAACAAACAGAGCATTGTTTATGCCTCCCTGAACCATTCTGTCACTGGAATAAACCCAAGACAACCAAGGAATGCGAAAGAGGCACCCACAGAATATGCAGCCATATGTGTAAGGAGTTAA
- the BTLA gene encoding B- and T-lymphocyte attenuator isoform X3, with translation MKTLPGMFGIGKLCLVFVLIPHLSIWSINGEKSCKEQLHVKRHSIYTVSAGKSFDLKCPVKYCTNRPDVIWCKLEGKSCLPFRNKHHTYTSWDKKENISAFILHFNRVLPDDNGSYRCSANLSSGLVESHSITINVTEWTRNNSEYPLINTTSASGPPSAEVTDERQWMLYSLLPLGALILLIICFYLFCCLRRHKAEQKKPSDTARREVNLVDIPQPFRSEQTEVGTRQNPQTLPSEISTYDNEPWFRVQEESEVYSNPCLEENKQSIVYASLNHSVTGINPRQPRNAKEAPTEYAAICVRS, from the exons GTGAAAAATCATGTAAAGAACAACTGCATGTAAAGAGACATTCCATATACACTGTCTCAGCAGGGAAATCATTTGATCTGAAATGCCCTGTGAAATACTGTACTAACAGACCTGACGTAATCTGGTGCAAACTCGAAGGAAAAAGCTGTTTACCTTTTAGGAATAAACATCATACATACACAAGTTGGGACAAAAAGGAGAATATTTCAGCTTTTATTCTGCATTTTAATCGTGTGCTGCCTGATGATAATGGGTCATACCGCTGTTCTGCGAATCTTTCATCTGGACTTGTTGAAAGCCATTCAATTACCATTAATGTAACAG aaTGGACTAGAAATAATTCCGAATACCCTCTGATAA ATACAACGAGTGCCTCAGGACCACCCTCTGCAGAAGTGACAGATGAAAGACAATGGATGCTTTATAGTCTGCTTCCTTTAGGAGCATTGATTCTGCTTATTATCTGTTTCTACCTATTCTGCTGCCTTCGAAGGCACAAAG CAGAACAAAAGAAGCCTTCTGATACAGCAAGAAGGGAAGTTAACCTG gttGATATTCCTCAGCCCTTTAGGAGTGAGCAAACTGAAGTGGGAACCAGGCAAAATCCCCAAACACTGCCATCAGAGATTAGTACTTATGATAATGAGCCCTGGTTCAGGGTCCAGGAAGAGTCTGAAGTTTATTCTAACCCATGTCTGGAGGAAAACAAACAGAGCATTGTTTATGCCTCCCTGAACCATTCTGTCACTGGAATAAACCCAAGACAACCAAGGAATGCGAAAGAGGCACCCACAGAATATGCAGCCATATGTGTAAGGAGTTAA